In Candidatus Nitrosotalea sinensis, the sequence TCCTCTGGGTCTTCTAGTGCAAGTCGCTGTGCTGCCTCTATGCATGCATTACGACCAACAACCGGAGTTACAACTCCTGCCTTGATTCCTATGTCATCATCCCTGTCAACACAAATCACCAATAATCTGCTGGTCTTTGTCTCAGTTACACCTCTTTGCAGGCTGGTCTCTTTTGCAGACATGGTATAGACGAAAATGGCATTTCCTATTAATTAATGTAATTTCAATTAATTTTTACAACTACATGAGATGTCTTGGTTTTGTGGTATTATCTCATGGACGAGCTTGGTCTGATTTGGCTGCCAAAGTATCTGACTCTTGTTTGAGTGATGTAATCTTTGACATCTCATCGCTTATCTCAGATTGAGGTGCCCCTGACTTTATCTTGTTTGCAAGAGACATGGTCTCTGCTAGATAGTCGTTGTACTTTTTGAGGGATTCATAATATGCACCATAGCTCTGCTTCCACTCTGCAGGTGGATTGCTTTCAACCAACTCTGTTACAAGTGATGAAACTTGAGACGATGCAACCTGGGCCTGGCTTGTATAGTTGTCAGGTGAGACGGTCTTGTCTGATAATCCTTTCATGCTTGCATCTGTATCTGCTATGATTAACGACTGTTTCTCTTTGACACTGTCCAGCTCGGCTTTATAGTCTGAAACAACAAACGTAGAACCGTGGTTTTGCGGGAGGAACCATATCATAAAACTTGCTCCCCCTATGGCTGCCAATATTATGCCTGTGACTATGATGCCTTTTCTGCTGGCCATTCAAGTGAATCTTTTTATCGCTTTTAAAAGCATAACTACAGTAAACAATTTGATTATTCTTGTACCCAATTTGTTAATTTCACGGTCTTGGATCCTTTCCTCGTAAGAAATATGATAAAATCATGTATTTTTATGTAAAAACTAGATCTATGATCTGAATTAGGCCATGTAAAAATTTAACACCCTCTAGTGTATAGTGAAATAATTTTTACAGCGTCTTGCTATATACCACTTCATTCGTAAGAAGTTGAAATGACTCAAGCGTACTGCGTAAAATGCAGAAAAAAAGTCGACATCGCAAATCCAAAGGAAGTTAAGCTAAAGAACGGACGACCTGCGGTTAAGGGCACATGTCCAAAATGTGGTACTAACGTCTTCCGAATAGGTAAGGCTTAGTACAATTTTCTTCTTTTTCAAGATACCTGGTATACTGTCACATTTCATGTTCTTTTGAGAAACTGTATGCCTGGTAGTATGTAATTTTGTTTTACGGGTGTCACTTTTCTAGTATCATTTGGATTTTGGCTGTCTAGTTTGGTGCAAATGAAAATGTCTAAAACGTGTGGATTTTGAACCTATTTTTTGGAATTTTGTGCCTAAAATCACTGGAAAATTAATTCGTACGGTGCTAGTTTACTAGGCTCTCTAGGCGTGCACACGCAAGTTGGTTTCGTAGTATGTGTACCTGAATAGAGTCTCTAAATGAATTATCTATCTTGCCAAGTTTCAGGTACAATCTAAAGACTTGACCGTTGTCTAGGCTTGCCTTGTCCGGTGCCATGTCTATTGGATCTAGAATCTTATCTATGTACTGCCACATTTGAGCAAGTGTTGGTGTGTTATTTTGTAAACTTGACATATTTTATCGACTTTTATTGGGATTTTCCTGCTTGGGGGATGATGTTCTTCATCTGGTTCTCCTCTTCTTCTGGTTCTTTGATATGATCATCTTTAGAAACGTGCTATTGTCAAGTGAAGGATCGTCCTTCTGTGCCTTTTTTATGGCTCTTGTAAACATCTGAAAGGCAGCTGTTTTTACAGTGATGGTCTTGTACTCTTTCCTAGGCATCATTTTCTATGTCCGGGATGTATGGATAAACTCT encodes:
- a CDS encoding DUF5679 domain-containing protein; protein product: MTQAYCVKCRKKVDIANPKEVKLKNGRPAVKGTCPKCGTNVFRIGKA